The genomic DNA AGAGCATGGCGGCCGAGCCTGCGCGGAAGAGACGGCCATCGAAAATGTCCATGCTGGTAACGTGATAAAGCCAATGACAGAGCATAGTTATAAAAATCTCGGGGCTAGATTCCCGTTAGGTTTAAAGTTTCGGGTCCCATACACCGCAAAGATAAAATATTGTGCCCCTGTTGGCATTGGACGGCCCGAAATTTCTACATTATGGGGCATGAGTGAATTGCGTATCGATTGCCCCCATTGCGGAGCCACCTTCAACGTCATGCTGGACGGGGAGCCCTCGTCCATGATGGTCTTTGCCTGTGCCAAGTGCAAGACCCCGCTGATGCACATGGCCGGAGTGACTTCGGAACTGGACCGGGAGGAGTTTGCGCGCCTCCGCGAACGCCTGAACCGCGTGCTGAGCGCCGTCATGAAGCGCGAGGGCGAGGTAAGCGAGGTCGCTGCGTCCCTCAAGAAGCTCGTGGATGAGTCGAACGCCCGTGCCGAGGAGCGCGAGTCCGAATCCGCTGTCGCGATATCCGACGAGGCGCTAGCGGAACTGCAGAAGGGCCTCGACGAGATGGATGTGGACAGCTTCCTGGAAAAATTGTAAAGTCTCCGTTGTGTCATCCTGAGCGAGCGTAGCGAGTCGAAGGATCTACTTAGATGTTTAACTTTTTCATAGCAGCCCTCGTGGTGGCGCTTGCCCCCGGCCCCGACAACCTGTTTGTGCTTGCCCAGAGCGCAACCCACGGCGCACGGGCGGGCTTTAGCGTGATTTGCGGGCTGTGCACGGGCATCTGCGTGCAGACGGCGCTCCTGATTGTGGGGGTGTCAGCGCTGATTGCGGCTAGCCCGGTTGCGTTCTTCGTGCTGCAGTGCTGCGGGGCGGCATACCTGCTCTACCTTGCATACAAGAGTTTTCAGGTCCGTGCCGGCGTCGTGAAACTTGACGCGGGCTCGGAAGGTGCGGATTCCGGCGAATGTCATTCTGGAGCGAGCCCGGAGGGCGATGCGATAGAATCCAAGAGCGGCGAAGCTGTTGTGGGTGGGGAAGGCGCGGGCCTCCCGTTCCGCAGGCTCTACCTGCGCGGCATCATCATGAACCTCACGAACCCGAAGGCGGTACTTTTCGCGCTCTCGTTTATCCCGCCGGCGGTCGACATGAGCCGTGACATGAGCCCGTCACTCCAGATGGTAGTTCTTGGTGCGGAATTCGTGACGGCGACCTTTATCGTGTTCGGCTCCATCGCGCTACTTGCGGGTGCCGTGAAGAAGTTTATGCTCAATAGCCCGAAGGCGAACCGCAACCTCAACTGGTTTAGCGGCTGCGTGTTTGTCGCCCTCGCCATTGCGCTGTTCGCGCTCTAACGGTCATCCCCGCTATACGATACTTGGCAACTTGTTGCCATAGTAGAGTTATCCTCTTTGGGGAGAAGGCGGGGATCTCCATTTAGGTGAGTTGCTTCTGCACCAATTCGAGAATCTTTTCAATCGTCACTTCGGGCGCGTCGCTGGTATCGCCGCCGGCGGCACGGGTGTGGCCGCCACCGCCGAATTCGCGGGCAATCGCGTTCACGTCCACGATGTAGTTGCTGCGCAGGCTAATCTTGTACTTGCCGTTCACCGGGTACAGGAACAGGGCCACTTCGGTGCCACCGACTTCCCGCACGGTGTCGATGACGTTGCTGAGTTCCACGGGCGTGACGCCGAAACGTTCCATGTCTTCGGGGGTGATGTGGGCGTAGACCACTTTACCGCCGAGCCCGAGTTTGCAGTTTTCCATCACGAACCCGGTCACGAGCGTCTGCTTGTAGGTGCGCGTGTAGTACGTCTCGTTCACGATTTTTGCGAAGTCGATTCCCTTCTCGATCAAATCGCCGACCACCTGCATGGTGCGCTTGCCCGTGCTGCTGAACTTGAACGCGCCCGTGTCGTGCACTATGCCCAGGTACAGGCTGTTCGCGGTCTCGCGCCCGACCTTCGCCTTGTCGATGTTCACGTACACCACCTCGCAAGCGGAACTCGCCTCGGGTTCCACGAGGTTCAGGGTGCACAGGTTCAGCGGGTTAGAAATATGGTGGTCGATGTTTATCGTTTTTTTCGCGGCACGGATGCATTCCGCGCCGTTCGCCCCCACGCGCTCGAAACTCGGGGTGTCCATGAGGAAGGCGAGGTCGTAGGGTTGCCCGCCGTTGCATTCTGCGGTGTAGGCCTCGCGCGCATCGCTTGCCCCGCGCAGAATCCGGTAGCTCTCGGGGAACTTTTCGAGGAACAGGTCCGCGCGGATTCCCGGGAAGTTGTCGCGGATGTAGTTGTAGATTGCCGTGGTGCTGCCCACGCAGTCGCCGTCGGGCCTCACGTGCCCGAAAATCGCCACCGTCTTCGCTTCGCCCAGGAATTCGTCAATCGTCATGTTCAATCCTTTTTGCGGGGAATATAATAAAAACCGGGTGGAGGCTAGAAGGAAAATTTGCTAAATATACAACGTAACGTAGGAGGATTTTCTGTATGAAGCGTTTTTTGCTGGGATTGGGTCTAGCATTTTTTGTGGCCGCCTGTGATGACGACGAGAGCAGTTTCGTTCGGCCGGGGGATGAAGATTCCTCTTCTTCTGTCATCCCCGGCTCGTCCGGGGATCTATCTAGCAGTAGCGTCACACCGCAGTCGAGCGAAAGCGAGACAAGCGTGTCGAGTAGCAGTTCTAAGGTCCCTGAGCCTGTCGAAGGGTCCAGCGTCACACCGAAGTCCAGCAGCTCCGTGCGCTCGTCATCCTCGGCTTCGGTCGAGGATCTATCCAGCAGCTCCGTGCGTTCGTCATCCTCGGCTCCGGTCGAGGATCTGTCGAGTAGTTCTGCGAAATCCAGTAGCAGTTCTGCAAAATCGAGCAGCAGTGCGAAATCGAGTTCTAGCGAGTCTAGCAGCAGCGAGTATGTGCCGTTTGACCATTCCCAAACATTGGCTGGTGCTTGGCGTATAGGTGAGGATAGATATAAAACTTTTAAGGACCCGCGCAATGGCCGCAGTTATTACTACATCACGATTTACTCGGAATATAAGGGATATTCAGTGACCGTGATGGCCGAGAACCTGAATATCGGTGATATGGTGCTCGGCGAAAACGACCAGAATGACGACACCAAGATAGAGCGCTATTGCTACAATAACGATACCACCAAGTGCGACGAGTTCGGTGGCCTCTACCAGTGGGCCGAGATGATGCAGCTGCCGAGCCGCTGCAATACCGAGAGCTGCGCCGACCTTATTCAGGAAAACCACCAGGGAATCTGCCCTGATGGTTGGAGGTTGTTTACGTATGATGATTATTGTGTTGTGATGGGGTATGAGGATATCAATAATGACGGCGTAAAGGGGCTGCGCTCTACATATGGTTTCAGCGGAACGAATACCAGCGGATTCTCCCTGACTGGTGCGGGAGCAAGAACTATTGAGGGGGGGGGTGATTTCCTTAAAAAAAGTGTCTTCTGGTTTTACCCGCGAGAACACGATTATGATAAGACTGTATACTCAACAGTGGGTTACGTGTCAGCCACAAACAACCGTGCGCCCCAATCTGATGATGGAGAGTTGAAAACCGCCGGCTTCTCCGTCCGCTGTACTAAACTAGAAGAATAAAAACATCAAAACCATCACTTTTTTAGGAAAAGCAAAAGCTTTTCCTGTCCAATTTTTTTACCTAAAAGGGCCAAAATCATGTCCAAGAACGTCAAGTCCAACAACAAGAACACCAAGAAGTCTGCTTCCAAGGCAAAAAAGTCCACCCGCAATAACTACAAAATCGAATCCCTCGAACCGCGCCTGATTATGGAAGCCTAGAAACATCTCCTTGCAGTTTAATACGAAACCCGCTGTTCGCGAAGGCCGATGGGACTAACTAGTCACGAGGCTTTCGCAGCACCTGCATCGGAACGTTCCTGCGATAAACAGTCTTTTCCCAGAGTCACTCTCGTGATTCTTTGCGGAGAGGGGCGTTTTGCTAAGCAGACAATGGAACGAAGTGATTTTGTCTGCGTGCGAAATGGACCTCGAAGCAAACTCTTTAACGAAAAGCAGGTCTGAACCTGCTTGAAAAGATCCCCACCTTGGTGGCCACGCGCACTAAGCACTAAAGTGCTAAGTGCTGTCCGCCCGCCTGCGCGGGGATGACATTTTTTTTTCTTTTGCCGTTTTTTACCTCTTTGAAAAGATCCCCGCCTGCGCGGGGATGACGAGCCGCAGGAGCCAGGGGGAGGCGTCCCCCTTTGTAAGGAAAGGAGATCCCCGGTCAAGCCGGGGATGACAAGAGTGTGGCTGGCCTCGCAATGACATTTTAGGCCGTTTTTACACCCAATTTCTGCTTTTTTCGTGCAATCGCCCGCCAAACTATATACTATATTTCCCCCCAAATTGCATTTTTGACTGGGTCCTGTGACCAGATTCGCCAATTCCACTGGTGCAAGAGCAGGGAAACTCGGACAAAAACATGTAATGAAACAACAATCAAAAAAAGGAATGGCTATAATGGCTACTATCACTAAGGAAAAAGCTGCAGAACTCACCGCCAAGTTTGGTGCAAACGAAAAGGACACCGGTAACGTCCGCGTCCAGATCGCAATCCTCACGGAAAAGATCAAGAATCTGACGGAACACATCAAGAGCCACAAGAAGGACTTCCACTCCCTCCGTGGTCTGTCTGCCATGGTTGCCAAGCGCCGCAACCTCCTCAAGTACTACGGTGAGCAGGATATTCTCGCTCAGCGTGCTCTCATCAAGGAACTCGGTCTCCGCGGCTAATCTGCGGACTGGAGATAATCTATGTCTATTGACGCATACCATCAAAAATACGGCAAGATGCTCGACCCGAAGGAAGTGTCGGTTACGCTCCCTGACGGCCGCGTCATCACGTTCGAAACGGGCCGTATTGCCAAGCAGGCACGCGGTGCCGCAGTCGCCAAGATGGGCGACGCGTTCGTGCTCTCTACTGTCTGCTACGGCGAAGAGAAGGAAGGCGATTTCTTCCCGCTGACCGTCGAATATCGCGAAAAGGCCTACGCTGCTGGTCGCCTCCCGGGCGGCTACAACAAGCGCGAAGCCGGTCGCCCCTCCGACGAGGAAACTCTCTCTGCCCGTATCATCGACCGCCCGATTCGCCCGATGTTCCCCGAGAACTTCACGCGCGAAGTCCAGGTGATTGTGCAGGTTCTTTCTGCTGACCGCAAGTTTGCACCGGATGTGCTCGGCGTGTCTGCAGCATCCCTCTCCATCGGTCTTTCTGAACTGCCCTTCGAACAGCAGGTTGCCGCCGTGCGCGTGGCCGTGGTCGATGGTCAGAACATCGTGATGCCCACCTACGAACAGATGGCCTGCGCCGATCTGGACCTGGTGGTCGCCGGTACCGAAGATTCCGTCTGCATGGTGGAAGGCGGTGCCTACGAAGTGTCCGAAGACACGATGATCAACGCAATTCTCGCCGGTCACGAAGCCATCAAGCTCATGTGCAAGGCCCAACAGGAACTGGTGGACCGCTGCGCTAAGCCCAAGATGGAACTCAAGCCGCAGCACGTTGGCGAAGCCCACGAAAAGCTTCTCGCCACGGTGAAGGAAGTCGTGTGGGACGAACTGAACAAGGACGTCCACTCCAACATGGTGAAGACCGACTTCTATCCGGCTATGGCAGACCTCTGCGCGAAGATGCTCGAAGACGAACGCATTCTCGCTATCATTGGCAAGGACGAAGAACAGGATCCTGCTCTCGTTGCAGACGCGAAGGCAATCTTCAGCGACTACGAACGCACTGCCATGCGCGAAATGATCCTGAACGAGGACGTGCGCCTCGACGGCCGTACGACGACCGAAGTCCGCCCGATCGAAATTGAACTGGGCGTTCTCCCGAGCGCTCACGGTTCTGCGATCTTCCAGCGTGGCGAAACCCAGGGTCTCGTGGTCTGCACGCTCGGCTCCAAGGCCGACGAACAGCGCTACGAAAGCCTGCAGGGCGAAGGCTCCAAGAGCTACATGCTGCATTACAACTTCCCGCCGTACTGCGTGGGTGAATGCAAACGCCTAGGCATGAGCCGCCGCGAAATCGGTCACGGCCACCTCGCCGAACGTTCTCTCGCTGCCGTTCTTCCGCTGCCGGAAGACTTCCCGTACACCATCCGCGTGGTTTCCGAAATTCAGGAATCCAACGGTTCTTCTTCCATGGCCTCTGTTTGCGGTGGCTGCCTCAGCTTGATGGACGCTGGCGTTCCTATCAAGGCTCCGGTCGCAGGTGTCGCTATGGGCCTCATCTCCGAAAAGGGTTCCGTGAAGGAAGGCGGCAAGATCAAGATCTTGACCGACATCACCGGTACGGAAGACCACCTCGGCGATATGGACTTCAAGGTGACGGGTACTGCCGAAGGTATCACTGCCTTCCAGATGGATATCAAGATCCGCGGCATTACGCCGGAACTCATGCGCGAAGCTCTGGAACAGGCTCGCCAAGGCCGTCTGCACATTCTCGGCAAGATGGCTGAACTCGGCCTCGCCGCTCCGCGTCCGAAGGTTTCCGAGAAGGCGCCGACCATGATCAAGATGCGCATCCCGACCAACAAGATTCGCGACGTCATCGGTTCCGGTGGTTCCGTGATCAAGGGCATGCAGTCTCAGACGGGTTGCACGATCAACATTGACGACGATGGCAACATCGACATTGCCGCTCCGAGTGGCAAGGCCGCTGCAGTCTGCCGCCGCATGATCGAAGAGCTCACTGCCGAACCCGAACCGGGCCGCAAGTACAAGGGCAAGGTGAAGACGATCCAGCCGTTTGGCGCGTTCGTCGAAATCCTCCCGGGTCGCGACGGCCTCGTGCACATCTCCGAACTTGCCGACCACCGCGTCGAGAAGGTCGAAGACGTCGTTCACGTGGGTGACGAAGTCGAAGTGCTCTGCCTCGGTGTGGACCCGAAGGGCAAGGTGAAGCTTTCTATGAAGGCGCTCCTCCCTCCGAAGGCTGCCCCGGCTGCTGAAGCTCCGGCTGCCGATGCCGCTTCTGAAGCTCCGGCTGCACCTGAAGCACCTGCTGAAGGCTAACTTCAAGACAAATTTGCAGAAACGGTCGCGTGATAAACGCGGCCGTTTTTTTATATTGGATTACATGAAGGTTATGAAAATATTTATCCCATTTTTGTTCCTTGTCGTTTTGACCTCTTGTGGTGACGACGAATCTTTCACCCCGGTATCCAGAGATGGTGACGATGGTCAGGTTGCTGAAGATAGCCTGTCGCAAGAGGATCCGTATAGCGAAGGGAATTCCGATACCCGTAGTTCTTCTTCGAACGGGCCGTCCTCTGTGGATGATGGCGTCTCGTCATCTTCGGGCGCGCAGTCTTCGTCGTCTGGACCGAATTCTTCTTCTGGCGCGAATTCCTCGGCTGTAAGTTCTTCCGGCACGAACTCCTCGTCGTCTGCGGTGTCGTCTTCGAGCGGAAAAGTTTCATCGTCGTCTGCCGATACCGGAAGAAAACTTGTAATAAAGACTTATATGGAGGTAACCATTAATTTTACTAATGCTTCTGTCCAAAGTCTTGATGCAACTTTGCACCCTCAAAGTGATACCAAGTATTCTGGCGCACTTGACTCGCTTGCCATCGTCGTTAAGAATCTTCCTTTGGATTTGAACTATGCTAAAATAACGCTAGAAAAAACAGGATTTAGCCAAAGCATTTATGCCAATCTTGCCGGTGTGGATACGTTATACGTTTATCCGGTTTCAGTGACTATTTCAAGAAGAATCGAAGCTTTAATCAACACGACAAATACCTCTTTTGACCAGGCGAAAATTCAGGCGGAAAACGAAGTACAACGCCCTATACTCGGTGACGTGAGATTCCATAATCTTGAAAAAATCAATTTGGAGGCGGACAAAAGCGATAGTGCGCTGTGGGCAAAATCCTTTGTTAATCTGCTGTTTTATGCCCCTTCCTGTGTGTATGGTTTCGGTCAATACACTAACACGGGAGAAATAACGGTAGACCCTCTTGGTGTCGCCGGTATTATAGATAAAGATATTCAGACTAGTTTAAGCTATTGCCCAGAAGTAAGGAGCCGTGTTTACTGTGATTCGGCCGTTTATAAAAGGTTGTACCCTGTATGTGATTCCTTGAGTGGACGCGAAAAATGCACCGCGGTAAACGAAGGGGTGATCGATACGCTTGATTTTGGTTGCGTTGGAGCAAGACGCATGATCTGCGATAACCATGAATGGAGGCATTTGAATACCTATGAGGTTGATACCTACGAGTGGGAACGCCCTTGTACTACTCCGGGATACAAGTTGGGAAACCAGGGCTTTGATATGTATTTCTGCAATAAGAAGGGAGAATGGATCAACACTCAGGGCTGGAGCTGGGATATCGACAAGGACTACGTGCTGAGTCCGAAACACGAATACGGCACTGTGACAGACCCGCGAGACGGGAAGGTTTATAAGACGATAGCAGCCGAAGGTATGGTCTGGATGGCGCAGAATCTGGATTTCCGGGGATATGTCGATAATAGCCTGGAAGATTCCAGCTTGGTCGAAAACATGAAGGACAAGTATGCCTGCTACAAGGATAGCGCCGAATACTGCGATGTTTGCGGGACGCTCTACGATATTCACGCCATCATGAATATCAACGGAGGTATCGACATGAGTAATCCCTACATTATTCGAGAATATATTCAACGGAATCACCAGGGAATTTGCCCCGAAGGTTGGCATATCCCGACACAAGCGGAAATAAAGCATTTCTTGAGCAGTAGCCGTCCGGAGTATATCGCATCGCGCTTCGGTTGGGAGTCCGACCTCTTTACTGGAAGGTTCGCTGATCAGTATGGCTTGTCGGTGATGCCCTGTGGTTATAAGGAAAAAGGCGCTTTTGACGGGGTTGGCTACCAGACGTATATCGCTGCGCTCGATAGCCCTGATGTGAATATAAATTTAATCTTATTTAACGAAACAGTCGAAATGTATCTCGATGTTGATGCGTACCTTCATGAAGGCGCGCTCGTGTCTGTCAGGTGCGTCAAGAATAGATAGAGGGTCTTAGGGAGGGCGTCGCCCTCCCTAGTCTCATACTGCGCCGGCTAGGCGCCCACGAAGATACTTGTATCGAGTGTCGGGAGGGTCTTAGGGAGGGCGTCGCCCTCCCTAGTCGCTATTTCGAGAATAGGTGCTTAAACGCGGCGCCGATTCCCTGGGCCTTCATGTCGGACCAGAAGGTGGTCGGGACGGCGAGCAGTTCGGCGATGGGGCGCGGGAACTTCTTGAAGATGTACTGCCTGCGCTTCATGCCGATGCGGATGTTCTCGGGGCGCCAGTTGCTACCGAAGTGGTGGATGCTCACCGTCTCGTCGGCGGTATTGATTGCCCCGTCCAAGAAGCGCTTGGGCGAGAAGTACCATTCGGGCAGAATATCCAGCCCGTTGAACTTGTCACAGGCGTTCGCGAGAATCTGCGGGAGTACCAGCTGTTCCACCTTCTCCTCGCTGTATTCGTAATGCCTTTCGGTATAGTACTTGAGCGCCTCGCCGATGATGGGCGAACCTTTCTCTGCACCCAGGAACGAGGGCTCGATTCGCTTGGAACCGTTCTCGTACCCGAGGATGTACTTGCGGTCGAGCAGTTCGTTGGGCGACTTTAGCAGTTGCACGTCGGAATCCAGGTAGATTCCGCCTTCGGTGTAGAGCGCGTACAGGCGCACCGCGTCGGCGGCAAACGCCCAGTTGCCCTGTTCCATGGCTTCAAGAATCCAGGGAATGCCTGTCGCCTTGGCCTTCTGGTAATCCCAAAAAATGCAGTTGTAGTCGCCCAGGAACTTTTCCCAGGATTCCATACAACGTTGAACCTTTTCCGGAAAAGGTTCGTTCGAAAGCCAGCAATAATGAAATATCTTCGGGATCATACGATTTGCTCCGTCTATACCCATATTTTAACATTTTTTTTGACCGAGCGTAACCCCTATTTTGCGATTTTGTGTGAAAAAATGCACGTAAATGTGTAAAAGTGCCCTTTTTTGTTATATTTTTCTAACAAGGTAAGTAATGGGACAGCTTTTATTGACATTGGCGTTTGTCTTATCGATAGTGAATTTCGCTGTCTTTTTGGAACTTTTCCGCAAACAGAAGAACAATTACATGTTCTTTACGTTTGTCGCCATCGTCGTCAGCTGTTTCGGTCACTGGCTCCTGGGGTTCTCGGAATCGGTTGACGGAGCCATCCTTTCGAACAAGATAAACTACCTCGGCTCGGCGTTCTTGCCGATGCTCATGTTCTTTACGCTTGCGGAAGTCTGCCGCCTGCGGATTCTCCCTGTGTTGCGCATTCTCCTGATTGTGTTCAGCTGCTTTGTGCTGTTTCTCTCGTTCACGGTGGGTTATAGCGACATCTACTACAAGACCGTCGAGTTCGTGGTGCAGAGCGGGGCGGGCAACTACGTGGCGACCTACGGCTGGGGTCACGACGTATTCAACGTGATGATTATCCTGTACGCCGTACTCGATATCGGGGTCATTGTGCACGCCTGCATGATGCGCCGGTTTGTCTCGCTCAAGAACATATTTGCGATGTTCATGCTGGAACTTGTCACCGTGTCGTTGTTTTTCATTTCGAGGCACATGGAAAACGACATGCTCTGCATGCCCTTCGTGTATCTCGCGGACCAGGTGTTCTTGCTCTACATAAGCCTGAACGTGAAAT from Fibrobacter sp. UWR3 includes the following:
- a CDS encoding FISUMP domain-containing protein → MKRFLLGLGLAFFVAACDDDESSFVRPGDEDSSSSVIPGSSGDLSSSSVTPQSSESETSVSSSSSKVPEPVEGSSVTPKSSSSVRSSSSASVEDLSSSSVRSSSSAPVEDLSSSSAKSSSSSAKSSSSAKSSSSESSSSEYVPFDHSQTLAGAWRIGEDRYKTFKDPRNGRSYYYITIYSEYKGYSVTVMAENLNIGDMVLGENDQNDDTKIERYCYNNDTTKCDEFGGLYQWAEMMQLPSRCNTESCADLIQENHQGICPDGWRLFTYDDYCVVMGYEDINNDGVKGLRSTYGFSGTNTSGFSLTGAGARTIEGGGDFLKKSVFWFYPREHDYDKTVYSTVGYVSATNNRAPQSDDGELKTAGFSVRCTKLEE
- the rpsO gene encoding 30S ribosomal protein S15 translates to MATITKEKAAELTAKFGANEKDTGNVRVQIAILTEKIKNLTEHIKSHKKDFHSLRGLSAMVAKRRNLLKYYGEQDILAQRALIKELGLRG
- a CDS encoding FISUMP domain-containing protein, which gives rise to MKVMKIFIPFLFLVVLTSCGDDESFTPVSRDGDDGQVAEDSLSQEDPYSEGNSDTRSSSSNGPSSVDDGVSSSSGAQSSSSGPNSSSGANSSAVSSSGTNSSSSAVSSSSGKVSSSSADTGRKLVIKTYMEVTINFTNASVQSLDATLHPQSDTKYSGALDSLAIVVKNLPLDLNYAKITLEKTGFSQSIYANLAGVDTLYVYPVSVTISRRIEALINTTNTSFDQAKIQAENEVQRPILGDVRFHNLEKINLEADKSDSALWAKSFVNLLFYAPSCVYGFGQYTNTGEITVDPLGVAGIIDKDIQTSLSYCPEVRSRVYCDSAVYKRLYPVCDSLSGREKCTAVNEGVIDTLDFGCVGARRMICDNHEWRHLNTYEVDTYEWERPCTTPGYKLGNQGFDMYFCNKKGEWINTQGWSWDIDKDYVLSPKHEYGTVTDPRDGKVYKTIAAEGMVWMAQNLDFRGYVDNSLEDSSLVENMKDKYACYKDSAEYCDVCGTLYDIHAIMNINGGIDMSNPYIIREYIQRNHQGICPEGWHIPTQAEIKHFLSSSRPEYIASRFGWESDLFTGRFADQYGLSVMPCGYKEKGAFDGVGYQTYIAALDSPDVNINLILFNETVEMYLDVDAYLHEGALVSVRCVKNR
- the pnp gene encoding polyribonucleotide nucleotidyltransferase, with the protein product MLDPKEVSVTLPDGRVITFETGRIAKQARGAAVAKMGDAFVLSTVCYGEEKEGDFFPLTVEYREKAYAAGRLPGGYNKREAGRPSDEETLSARIIDRPIRPMFPENFTREVQVIVQVLSADRKFAPDVLGVSAASLSIGLSELPFEQQVAAVRVAVVDGQNIVMPTYEQMACADLDLVVAGTEDSVCMVEGGAYEVSEDTMINAILAGHEAIKLMCKAQQELVDRCAKPKMELKPQHVGEAHEKLLATVKEVVWDELNKDVHSNMVKTDFYPAMADLCAKMLEDERILAIIGKDEEQDPALVADAKAIFSDYERTAMREMILNEDVRLDGRTTTEVRPIEIELGVLPSAHGSAIFQRGETQGLVVCTLGSKADEQRYESLQGEGSKSYMLHYNFPPYCVGECKRLGMSRREIGHGHLAERSLAAVLPLPEDFPYTIRVVSEIQESNGSSSMASVCGGCLSLMDAGVPIKAPVAGVAMGLISEKGSVKEGGKIKILTDITGTEDHLGDMDFKVTGTAEGITAFQMDIKIRGITPELMREALEQARQGRLHILGKMAELGLAAPRPKVSEKAPTMIKMRIPTNKIRDVIGSGGSVIKGMQSQTGCTINIDDDGNIDIAAPSGKAAAVCRRMIEELTAEPEPGRKYKGKVKTIQPFGAFVEILPGRDGLVHISELADHRVEKVEDVVHVGDEVEVLCLGVDPKGKVKLSMKALLPPKAAPAAEAPAADAASEAPAAPEAPAEG
- a CDS encoding glycosyltransferase codes for the protein MGIDGANRMIPKIFHYCWLSNEPFPEKVQRCMESWEKFLGDYNCIFWDYQKAKATGIPWILEAMEQGNWAFAADAVRLYALYTEGGIYLDSDVQLLKSPNELLDRKYILGYENGSKRIEPSFLGAEKGSPIIGEALKYYTERHYEYSEEKVEQLVLPQILANACDKFNGLDILPEWYFSPKRFLDGAINTADETVSIHHFGSNWRPENIRIGMKRRQYIFKKFPRPIAELLAVPTTFWSDMKAQGIGAAFKHLFSK
- a CDS encoding LysE family translocator, which translates into the protein MFNFFIAALVVALAPGPDNLFVLAQSATHGARAGFSVICGLCTGICVQTALLIVGVSALIAASPVAFFVLQCCGAAYLLYLAYKSFQVRAGVVKLDAGSEGADSGECHSGASPEGDAIESKSGEAVVGGEGAGLPFRRLYLRGIIMNLTNPKAVLFALSFIPPAVDMSRDMSPSLQMVVLGAEFVTATFIVFGSIALLAGAVKKFMLNSPKANRNLNWFSGCVFVALAIALFAL
- a CDS encoding bifunctional oligoribonuclease/PAP phosphatase NrnA, with the protein product MTIDEFLGEAKTVAIFGHVRPDGDCVGSTTAIYNYIRDNFPGIRADLFLEKFPESYRILRGASDAREAYTAECNGGQPYDLAFLMDTPSFERVGANGAECIRAAKKTINIDHHISNPLNLCTLNLVEPEASSACEVVYVNIDKAKVGRETANSLYLGIVHDTGAFKFSSTGKRTMQVVGDLIEKGIDFAKIVNETYYTRTYKQTLVTGFVMENCKLGLGGKVVYAHITPEDMERFGVTPVELSNVIDTVREVGGTEVALFLYPVNGKYKISLRSNYIVDVNAIAREFGGGGHTRAAGGDTSDAPEVTIEKILELVQKQLT